The Acidicapsa acidisoli genome contains a region encoding:
- a CDS encoding CPBP family intramembrane glutamic endopeptidase has protein sequence MNDGVIGEGEVAGRLNPVPAPAEEMGIEIASETVDGDLRREPSLEAELMPVEGSRSAVQFEGPPVFTNGFPYLVPEPLVARTPNFADACLFLVLMLLGLLITTGLVGLALHYHWLGLRSFEEASKSTPVALGTQLLVYLIALTGAVPFFRTVWARGYFDGLHWHAATASHLRYRLVATAFLCNVLAMVGNWLLPFPQHAPIDKLFGSSRDAWMLACFGVTIAPFFEEMIFRGFLLPAVATAWDWCSERMTGRRPRRPDSEGNPVWSVGAMIFGALIVSAPFALMHSAQVGDSWGPLLLLYSVSLILCAVRLGTRSLAASTLVHSAYNCMLFTVMLVETDGFRHMDKL, from the coding sequence ATGAACGATGGCGTAATCGGCGAAGGCGAGGTCGCCGGCAGACTTAATCCGGTTCCGGCGCCTGCCGAAGAAATGGGGATCGAGATCGCCTCTGAGACCGTGGATGGAGACTTGCGCCGGGAACCGAGCCTCGAAGCGGAGCTTATGCCGGTCGAGGGATCACGGTCTGCAGTGCAGTTTGAAGGCCCGCCGGTGTTCACCAATGGCTTTCCCTACCTTGTGCCTGAGCCGCTGGTTGCCCGCACTCCGAACTTCGCCGATGCCTGTCTGTTCCTGGTGCTTATGCTGCTGGGACTGCTGATTACAACGGGGCTTGTGGGCCTTGCGCTTCATTATCACTGGCTCGGACTGCGCAGCTTTGAAGAGGCTTCCAAGAGCACTCCGGTTGCCCTGGGAACGCAGTTGCTGGTTTACCTCATTGCGCTTACGGGGGCAGTTCCCTTCTTTCGCACTGTATGGGCCAGAGGGTATTTTGACGGTCTTCATTGGCACGCGGCGACTGCGTCCCACCTGCGTTATCGGCTCGTGGCGACGGCTTTTCTGTGCAACGTGCTGGCCATGGTGGGCAACTGGCTGCTGCCGTTTCCGCAGCATGCGCCAATCGACAAACTGTTCGGCTCCTCGCGCGATGCGTGGATGTTGGCTTGCTTTGGCGTGACCATCGCTCCTTTTTTTGAGGAGATGATCTTTCGCGGCTTTCTGCTTCCGGCGGTGGCCACGGCGTGGGATTGGTGCAGCGAGCGGATGACCGGCAGGCGACCACGGCGGCCCGACTCCGAGGGCAACCCGGTTTGGAGCGTGGGAGCAATGATCTTTGGCGCACTGATAGTAAGCGCGCCCTTTGCCCTGATGCATTCGGCTCAGGTGGGCGACTCGTGGGGCCCTTTGCTGCTGCTCTATTCGGTGAGCCTGATTCTCTGCGCGGTGCGGCTGGGAACGCGGTCTTTGGCGGCAAGTACGCTCGTGCATTCGGCCTACAACTGCATGCTCTTCACCGTGATGCTCGTGGAAACGGACGGTTTCAGGCACATGGACAAACTATGA
- a CDS encoding APC family permease, producing MSLSAPPSTSLPAKVPATNPHELPRVLGGSHAMAIVVGTIIGSGIFLVPTEMMAAVGSSGLVYLAWIVGGLLSLFGAMTYAELGSMMPYAGGEYVYLRGAYGDRTGFLYMWTWFAVAKPASIASVTSGLARTLGIFAVFHWLDTVAVGGPLPVMWSQIFAIAVTWLITGLNYLGIKKAGDFQVVFTVLKAVLILVVVGFCFGSSLGSWGNFGTSVHPAPGGLTGFMIALIATLWAYDGWNDLTMVAGEVKHPEKNLPFALIGGLFVVGVLFMATNAAIQYILPAAQIAGSPRPAVTALSVVAGPAGAALVAAGMALSIFVTLNGTIMSGARIPFAAARDRLFFPRFGEVHPRFKSPAYSLVVQGLLSTVLLLALGRFQQLFELAVFAEWLFYMLTATTVFVYRHKHPEMARPYRVWGYPVLPAVFVLSAAVVLYSSFAGNLRGSLIGTGLILLGLPLYEWIRRRYGSQVKQG from the coding sequence ATGAGTCTGTCTGCACCTCCGTCTACTTCGTTGCCCGCCAAAGTACCAGCCACGAACCCGCATGAGTTGCCTCGCGTCCTGGGCGGAAGCCACGCCATGGCGATCGTTGTCGGAACCATCATCGGCAGCGGCATCTTTCTTGTGCCAACGGAGATGATGGCGGCGGTTGGTTCTTCCGGGCTCGTCTACCTGGCGTGGATTGTTGGCGGTTTGCTGTCGCTGTTCGGGGCGATGACGTATGCCGAACTCGGATCGATGATGCCCTATGCCGGCGGCGAATACGTCTACCTGCGCGGAGCATACGGCGATCGGACCGGCTTTCTCTATATGTGGACGTGGTTCGCGGTGGCCAAGCCTGCTTCGATTGCTTCGGTAACCAGCGGGCTGGCGCGAACGCTGGGGATCTTTGCGGTCTTTCACTGGCTGGATACGGTGGCCGTGGGCGGGCCGCTGCCGGTGATGTGGTCGCAGATCTTTGCCATCGCCGTGACCTGGCTGATTACAGGGCTGAATTATCTCGGCATCAAAAAGGCCGGGGATTTTCAGGTTGTCTTCACCGTGCTGAAGGCCGTGCTGATTCTGGTTGTCGTTGGGTTCTGCTTCGGTTCGTCGCTTGGGTCGTGGGGCAATTTCGGCACTTCGGTGCATCCTGCGCCGGGTGGACTGACTGGATTCATGATCGCGCTGATTGCCACGCTGTGGGCATATGACGGATGGAACGATCTGACGATGGTTGCAGGTGAGGTGAAGCATCCGGAGAAGAATCTGCCGTTCGCGCTGATCGGCGGCCTCTTTGTTGTGGGTGTGCTCTTCATGGCGACGAATGCGGCGATCCAGTACATTCTGCCGGCGGCGCAGATTGCCGGTTCTCCGCGTCCTGCTGTGACCGCGCTCTCGGTTGTGGCCGGTCCGGCCGGTGCGGCTCTTGTCGCGGCGGGGATGGCTTTGAGCATCTTCGTCACGCTGAATGGAACGATTATGTCCGGCGCTCGGATTCCCTTTGCGGCGGCGCGGGACCGCTTGTTTTTTCCACGGTTTGGCGAAGTCCATCCGCGCTTCAAGAGCCCGGCTTATTCGCTGGTGGTGCAGGGATTGCTTTCGACCGTTCTGCTGCTTGCACTGGGACGATTTCAGCAGCTTTTCGAGCTGGCGGTCTTCGCCGAGTGGCTGTTTTATATGCTCACGGCAACTACCGTGTTTGTCTATCGGCACAAGCATCCGGAGATGGCTCGGCCTTACCGGGTGTGGGGCTATCCGGTGCTGCCTGCGGTCTTTGTTCTCAGCGCCGCGGTGGTGCTTTATTCGAGCTTTGCGGGGAACCTGCGCGGGTCACTGATTGGAACGGGGCTGATTTTGCTGGGCCTGCCGCTGTATGAGTGGATTCGGCGGCGGTATGGCTCGCAAGTAAAACAAGGTTAA
- a CDS encoding tyrosine recombinase XerC, which translates to MSVLPDPVEEEFGSPKDTGFSPLIEATEPAGALAPEGHPSPLGQLVTAYLAVLANERASSPHTLRAYGRELHSFVAYILKAQGPETRPSAIEHTRIRAYLGSLYQRGLSKASAARALAAVRSWFRWLARFGHVDQNVASLVATPKLPKHLPRVPSIEQMNRVVDSIGDKEDAAASWPARDAVIFELLYGCGIRNAELTGLNLADIHWANEAILVRGKGQKQRYVPLGDAAAQAVRTYLAERQARLSAAQRNTEALLLNLHLRGNGRLSTRSVARIVKRIAIQRGLSSDVHPHTLRHAFGTHLLEEGADLRSIQELLGHERLSTTQRYTQLTAAQLTVVYDKTHPRAK; encoded by the coding sequence ATGAGCGTACTTCCCGATCCAGTGGAGGAAGAATTCGGTTCTCCGAAGGACACGGGCTTCAGCCCGCTCATAGAAGCCACAGAGCCTGCCGGGGCTTTAGCCCCTGAGGGACATCCCTCGCCACTCGGTCAACTGGTAACCGCCTATCTCGCTGTCCTCGCCAACGAACGCGCTAGCTCGCCTCACACGTTGCGGGCCTACGGGCGCGAACTGCACAGTTTCGTCGCCTACATCCTCAAAGCGCAAGGCCCAGAAACCCGCCCTTCGGCGATCGAACACACCCGCATCCGAGCCTACCTCGGATCGTTGTATCAACGTGGCCTTTCCAAGGCTTCCGCAGCCCGTGCACTCGCCGCCGTGCGGAGCTGGTTTCGCTGGCTGGCGCGCTTCGGCCATGTCGATCAGAATGTCGCGTCGCTCGTAGCGACCCCCAAGCTGCCGAAGCACCTGCCACGCGTGCCGTCTATCGAACAGATGAATCGCGTCGTCGATTCCATCGGCGATAAAGAGGACGCTGCGGCAAGCTGGCCCGCGCGCGACGCCGTCATCTTCGAATTGCTCTACGGCTGCGGCATCCGCAACGCTGAACTCACAGGCCTCAACCTCGCCGACATCCACTGGGCCAACGAGGCGATCCTCGTTCGCGGTAAAGGCCAGAAGCAACGCTACGTCCCACTCGGCGACGCGGCCGCGCAGGCCGTGCGAACCTATCTCGCCGAACGCCAGGCGCGTTTGTCAGCAGCGCAGCGCAACACCGAGGCATTGCTGCTCAATCTGCATCTGCGCGGCAACGGCCGGCTTTCCACGCGCTCCGTAGCGCGCATTGTCAAGCGCATCGCCATTCAGCGTGGCCTCTCGTCCGATGTGCATCCGCACACGCTTCGCCACGCCTTCGGAACGCATTTGCTCGAAGAAGGCGCCGACCTGCGCAGCATTCAAGAGTTGCTGGGCCACGAGCGATTAAGCACCACCCAGCGTTACACGCAGCTCACAGCCGCGCAGTTGACCGTCGTGTACGACAAGACCCATCCCCGCGCCAAGTAG
- a CDS encoding site-specific tyrosine recombinase: protein MDTARNLGLLQEYRTYLRVEKGLRPLTCEAYDSDLKTFAEFLESRHGVLLTAAQQDVAAFLEHLRTHNIDSRSAARKLSCIRGFYKWLLLDRRIDHDPTVNIESPKAWKVLPKSLAESEVNAMLESAELSARQSVSRPLAHAMALRDRAILELLYAGGLRVSEVTTLSTSDLALDSGRVLVRGKGDKERIVPLGAAALEALSLYLKEGRPHLARVRAKAHSADGAKLFLSLRGMPLTRQSVWILVKSRNSGASPHTLRHSCATHMVEHGADLRSVQLLLGHADISTTQVYTHLALGRLKAVHRQHHPRAIRRATAESEENAAHDQILEEKPQ, encoded by the coding sequence ATGGACACTGCGCGCAATCTCGGCCTGCTTCAGGAGTACAGGACCTACCTGCGCGTCGAAAAGGGCCTGCGCCCGCTCACCTGTGAGGCCTACGACAGCGACCTCAAGACCTTCGCCGAGTTCCTCGAAAGCCGCCACGGCGTTCTGCTGACAGCCGCGCAGCAGGACGTAGCCGCATTTCTGGAGCATCTGCGAACGCACAACATCGACTCTCGCTCGGCCGCGCGCAAACTCAGTTGCATTCGCGGCTTCTATAAGTGGCTCCTGCTCGACCGCCGCATCGATCACGACCCGACCGTGAATATCGAGTCTCCGAAAGCATGGAAGGTGCTGCCCAAATCGCTCGCCGAGTCGGAAGTGAACGCAATGCTGGAAAGCGCCGAACTGTCCGCCAGGCAATCCGTGAGCCGCCCCCTGGCCCATGCCATGGCGCTGCGCGATCGCGCGATTCTGGAGTTGCTATACGCCGGCGGTCTGCGCGTCTCCGAGGTCACAACCCTCTCCACCAGCGATCTGGCGCTCGATTCCGGGCGTGTTCTGGTGCGCGGCAAAGGCGACAAGGAACGCATTGTCCCGCTGGGAGCGGCAGCCCTCGAAGCGCTGAGTCTTTATCTCAAAGAGGGTCGTCCGCATCTGGCCCGCGTCCGCGCCAAAGCCCATTCGGCCGATGGCGCAAAGCTCTTTCTCTCCCTGCGCGGAATGCCGCTAACCCGCCAATCCGTCTGGATACTCGTCAAATCCCGCAACAGCGGCGCAAGCCCGCACACGCTGCGCCATAGTTGCGCCACGCACATGGTTGAACACGGCGCCGACCTGCGTTCAGTGCAACTCCTGCTCGGTCACGCCGACATCTCCACCACGCAGGTCTACACCCATCTTGCGCTGGGCAGGCTCAAGGCCGTGCATCGCCAGCATCATCCGCGAGCCATACGTCGCGCAACCGCCGAATCAGAAGAGAACGCGGCTCACGATCAGATCCTTGAGGAGAAGCCGCAATGA
- a CDS encoding TonB-dependent receptor yields the protein MNCPRSSEASGDARFPKFLLSGVVFVLALLIAPAIHAQATGSFSGNVLDKSGSAVPGATVIVTVQETGLARDSKTDTSGHYLIPLLPAETYTVHVDAPGFRSAESRDLTLHNEEARELDFSLDPATVNTTVEVSGDAVAVETANPSLGQVITSQEVSQLPLNGRDFVQLATLTAGATAETNPNSFFTSGSDSEVAARGSFSLSVGGSRPNSTDWLLDGVDNNELTAGGIGIFSSIDDIQEFKVLTYTYSAEYGTRAGPTVLVTTKSGTNDIHGTLFEFVRNTDLDAKSYFATAPEKFNLNQFGGAIGGPIRKNKTFLFVDGEQKYQLHGIAFTGLVPSMAMRTGDFSNDAFGNPVSGLGIVNPNMIGASTSATVYPNVYFQCDSAGNPLAANPDGSQASGIPCNKIPSGLISSIGQGMMNIYPAPNANNPSSGYNYVNEPVRELDETKFDGRLDHTLSGKDNLFGRFSYDQAYSFVPGGAPGLAESNAFGSNERIRNHARNAAIGETHVFSPTMVNQASFGYNRIFDYIDSQDNGTCASANLGIPGANLGCINGTCPPGAYSCGLVSTEFQGGGPGFWSLGDRGYSPFQGGTNIYSFKDTLSWALHKHDLKMGLDFRGNQMNVGTEAFQDGFWIVGVFGNFTGLSSANVPGNTEADFLLGIPGLAIHDQTYDGPVTGRRWKIYRPFIEDDWRVTSSLTLNLGLAWDLTTPTTEQHNRLANYIPATGQLLVANQNGVSASAGVQMDKTALEPRIGAAWKVLGSEKTVLRAGYALYHDSAWSQGAQGLWQNPPFLGESDAFPATFSTGCAFSTSYCATVLGGTPENISLSNGFATIPTPPTAAAFTGSFYTEPTNLKLGRVQQFNVNIETQLAGNLVLTEGYAGSRGTHILVAGNNLNTSGPSGCVAGGSYMIGCLPGGAPYTAPYAATDPGGNAILLFGDVGKTNYDSLQVKLETKTPQHGLYALFAYTWSHTFDNGLTDGLGSEVSAPFFPLPNWQHLDWSLSQINLANSFTGSVIYDLPFGRGKQFGNNWNGLTNAMLGGFQLTLIERASSGFPVPLIDSNNQSGVTFNTGGNDNNWNRPDMVAGCDPHVANHSKLQWINASCFVAPPAGQLGDAARVPVVGPDFVNTDFSVVKQFALPRREMGLNFRAEFFNLFNHTQFGSPVNDLKAPGFGAVNSTVNNPRLIQLALKLSF from the coding sequence ATGAATTGTCCGAGATCGTCCGAAGCATCAGGCGATGCAAGATTTCCGAAATTTCTACTTTCCGGTGTCGTCTTTGTTCTCGCACTATTAATTGCTCCGGCCATTCATGCCCAGGCCACTGGAAGCTTCTCCGGCAATGTTCTCGACAAGTCCGGATCGGCCGTACCAGGGGCTACAGTCATCGTTACCGTTCAGGAAACGGGCCTGGCCCGAGACAGCAAGACGGACACTTCCGGGCACTACCTGATCCCTTTACTTCCCGCTGAAACCTACACCGTGCATGTGGATGCGCCTGGCTTCCGAAGCGCTGAATCCAGAGATTTAACCCTCCACAATGAGGAAGCTCGCGAACTCGACTTTTCACTCGACCCCGCCACCGTAAACACGACCGTGGAGGTTTCCGGTGACGCGGTCGCTGTCGAGACAGCCAATCCATCGCTCGGTCAGGTCATCACTTCCCAGGAAGTCTCGCAACTCCCCTTGAATGGCCGCGATTTTGTGCAACTCGCCACGCTCACCGCCGGCGCCACGGCAGAAACCAACCCCAACAGCTTTTTCACCTCCGGCAGCGACAGCGAGGTGGCCGCACGCGGTTCCTTCTCCCTGTCAGTCGGAGGCTCGCGCCCCAACAGCACGGACTGGCTGCTCGATGGCGTCGACAATAACGAACTGACTGCTGGCGGCATCGGCATCTTCTCCTCAATCGACGACATCCAGGAATTTAAGGTTCTGACCTATACCTACTCCGCCGAATACGGCACGCGAGCCGGGCCGACCGTGCTGGTCACCACAAAATCCGGGACCAACGATATTCACGGAACGCTCTTCGAATTTGTGCGCAATACAGATCTCGATGCCAAAAGTTACTTTGCCACCGCGCCGGAAAAATTCAACCTAAACCAGTTCGGCGGCGCGATCGGCGGACCGATTCGCAAGAACAAGACTTTTCTCTTCGTCGATGGCGAACAGAAATATCAGCTCCACGGGATTGCCTTTACGGGCCTGGTGCCTTCGATGGCCATGCGCACGGGCGACTTTTCCAACGACGCTTTCGGCAACCCTGTTTCGGGTCTGGGCATCGTGAATCCGAATATGATTGGCGCGTCAACCAGTGCGACGGTCTATCCCAATGTGTATTTCCAGTGCGACAGCGCGGGAAATCCGCTGGCTGCGAATCCCGATGGAAGTCAGGCTTCGGGCATTCCTTGCAACAAGATTCCATCCGGGCTGATCAGCAGCATCGGACAGGGGATGATGAACATTTATCCCGCGCCGAACGCCAACAACCCCAGCTCTGGCTACAACTACGTCAATGAGCCGGTGCGTGAACTGGATGAAACCAAGTTCGATGGCCGCCTGGACCACACGCTGTCCGGCAAGGACAATCTCTTTGGCCGGTTTAGCTACGACCAGGCGTATTCGTTTGTGCCTGGCGGTGCGCCGGGGCTTGCCGAGTCTAACGCCTTCGGCAGCAACGAGCGGATTAGAAACCATGCGCGCAATGCGGCTATCGGCGAGACGCATGTGTTCTCTCCCACGATGGTCAACCAGGCGAGCTTTGGCTACAACCGCATCTTCGACTACATCGATTCGCAAGACAATGGGACTTGCGCCTCTGCTAACCTCGGCATTCCCGGCGCCAATCTGGGATGCATCAACGGCACCTGCCCTCCCGGCGCATATAGCTGCGGCCTTGTCTCGACGGAATTTCAGGGAGGCGGCCCCGGCTTTTGGTCCCTCGGTGATCGCGGCTACTCTCCGTTCCAGGGTGGAACCAACATCTACTCTTTCAAGGACACGCTGAGCTGGGCTCTGCATAAGCATGACCTCAAGATGGGGCTAGACTTCCGCGGCAACCAGATGAACGTGGGCACCGAGGCCTTTCAGGATGGCTTCTGGATCGTCGGCGTTTTTGGCAACTTTACCGGCCTCAGCAGCGCCAACGTTCCGGGCAATACCGAGGCGGATTTCCTTCTCGGCATCCCCGGCCTTGCCATTCATGACCAGACCTACGACGGGCCGGTCACTGGGCGCCGCTGGAAGATCTATCGACCATTCATCGAGGACGATTGGCGCGTCACTTCATCGCTCACCCTCAACCTCGGCCTAGCCTGGGATTTGACGACTCCGACCACGGAGCAGCACAACCGCCTGGCTAACTATATTCCCGCAACCGGCCAGCTTCTCGTCGCCAATCAAAATGGCGTGAGTGCCTCAGCCGGCGTACAAATGGACAAGACCGCTCTCGAACCGCGTATCGGCGCCGCCTGGAAGGTCCTCGGCAGCGAGAAGACCGTCCTCCGCGCAGGTTACGCGCTCTATCACGACTCCGCCTGGAGTCAGGGCGCGCAGGGCCTTTGGCAAAACCCGCCCTTTCTCGGCGAGTCGGACGCTTTTCCCGCCACCTTCTCCACCGGCTGCGCCTTCTCCACTTCGTATTGCGCCACCGTCCTGGGAGGCACCCCCGAGAACATCAGCCTTTCCAACGGATTCGCGACCATTCCAACGCCGCCGACCGCCGCTGCGTTTACAGGCTCGTTCTATACCGAGCCCACCAATCTCAAGCTGGGCCGGGTGCAGCAATTCAACGTGAACATCGAGACCCAGTTGGCCGGCAATCTGGTCCTGACCGAAGGCTACGCCGGTTCCCGGGGCACACACATTCTCGTGGCCGGCAACAACCTCAACACCAGCGGTCCCAGTGGATGCGTCGCGGGCGGTTCCTACATGATCGGCTGCCTGCCTGGCGGTGCGCCGTACACAGCGCCCTATGCTGCTACCGACCCCGGGGGCAATGCCATTCTCCTCTTCGGCGATGTGGGCAAGACCAACTACGACTCGCTGCAGGTCAAACTGGAGACCAAGACGCCGCAGCACGGCCTCTATGCTCTGTTTGCGTACACGTGGTCTCATACGTTTGACAACGGGTTAACCGATGGCCTGGGTTCCGAGGTGAGCGCTCCCTTTTTCCCACTTCCCAACTGGCAACACCTGGATTGGTCCTTATCGCAAATCAATCTTGCCAACAGCTTCACAGGCAGCGTGATCTATGACTTGCCCTTTGGCCGCGGAAAGCAGTTTGGCAACAATTGGAATGGCTTGACCAACGCCATGCTTGGCGGTTTCCAATTGACGCTGATCGAACGAGCATCTTCGGGCTTTCCCGTTCCATTGATCGATTCCAACAACCAGTCCGGCGTCACCTTCAATACCGGCGGCAATGACAACAATTGGAACCGGCCTGACATGGTCGCAGGTTGCGATCCTCACGTCGCGAACCACAGCAAGCTGCAATGGATCAACGCGTCCTGCTTTGTGGCGCCCCCGGCCGGCCAGTTGGGAGATGCGGCGCGGGTCCCGGTTGTCGGGCCCGATTTCGTCAACACGGACTTCTCCGTTGTCAAACAGTTCGCGCTACCTCGCAGAGAGATGGGCTTGAACTTCCGCGCCGAGTTCTTCAACCTTTTCAATCACACACAGTTTGGTTCGCCGGTGAACGATTTAAAAGCTCCGGGATTCGGTGCTGTCAATTCCACCGTGAATAATCCTCGCCTTATCCAACTCGCCCTGAAACTGTCGTTCTGA
- a CDS encoding glycoside hydrolase family 15 protein yields the protein MCFIRILFAIACASLLASSDAVASHLVTGNGFGFAVVSPETATITGFYTHPYSFVRPEPGNPLSEGVETANFIKSIGWGESALPGASADYEEDSHIVRVRSGNGEGTVYMPFGLRRAALVLSWEPGGGNARPGGLQVEWRHPVRSQKAVRLSSVEMQLLKFDDVPESLLLIPLGTERAHSVSPQQVLASSLAWALVSVEGDDELEQAAQDFIRWRAGLAPQALVKREMAELEEWRVKPSVHFASELERHLWRQSEVMLRIAQSREPNQPGRHNFGLIVASLPDGAWVTPWVRDMSYAAVALARMGHRDEARAALLAYFNAQPTGKMREQTQGADYQISVVRYFGDGSEEPFFTQEGDTNIEFDDWGEALWVLGEYLKLYDDPDLLRTATYRGKLYESARDFVMKPLIANLQKYGDGLIVDADTSIWEEHQKDKKHFAFSTAAAIVGLRDFAEVAQRAGDDATRTQILNQVSLLQKGFNAAFIREGKLRGTLEEGVKNDIDGALLAIIDFGIVTDLAVVRDTVQRMELLKVDSGGYRRVRSTYTDPAIFEYWYERQEFLFVDFSLAEVYWRLGRNAEAAAILERIVRKAAADHNIIPEMYVALPCRLFPGKIGDPTGALPMVGYGAGEYILHLIKREAMQSKH from the coding sequence ATGTGCTTTATCCGCATCCTCTTCGCTATCGCTTGCGCCAGCCTGTTGGCATCCTCGGACGCCGTTGCTTCGCACCTTGTCACCGGCAATGGATTCGGGTTCGCGGTGGTGTCGCCGGAAACAGCCACGATCACAGGGTTCTACACGCATCCGTACAGCTTTGTCCGGCCTGAACCCGGTAATCCGCTCAGTGAAGGAGTGGAAACCGCTAATTTCATCAAGAGTATTGGCTGGGGCGAAAGCGCGTTGCCCGGCGCGTCGGCTGATTACGAGGAAGATTCCCACATTGTCCGCGTGCGCAGCGGGAATGGCGAAGGAACTGTGTATATGCCCTTCGGCTTGCGCCGGGCGGCTCTCGTTCTCAGTTGGGAACCGGGAGGTGGAAATGCGCGTCCGGGTGGCTTGCAGGTGGAATGGAGGCATCCCGTCCGGTCCCAAAAAGCTGTGCGCCTGTCGAGCGTCGAGATGCAATTGCTGAAATTCGACGATGTGCCGGAGTCATTGCTGCTCATTCCGCTGGGTACTGAGCGAGCGCATTCTGTCTCACCGCAGCAGGTTCTCGCTTCAAGCTTGGCATGGGCACTGGTTTCGGTGGAAGGCGATGACGAACTGGAACAGGCTGCTCAGGACTTCATCCGGTGGCGCGCCGGACTCGCGCCGCAGGCGCTGGTAAAGCGGGAGATGGCAGAACTTGAGGAATGGCGCGTCAAGCCGTCCGTCCACTTCGCCAGTGAACTAGAGCGGCATCTGTGGCGTCAAAGCGAGGTGATGCTTCGGATTGCGCAGAGCCGTGAGCCTAACCAGCCCGGACGGCACAACTTCGGCCTCATCGTTGCCAGCCTGCCCGATGGCGCGTGGGTGACGCCGTGGGTGCGCGACATGTCGTATGCGGCTGTTGCGTTGGCACGCATGGGGCATCGCGATGAGGCTCGTGCTGCGCTGCTGGCTTACTTCAACGCTCAGCCAACGGGAAAGATGCGGGAACAGACGCAAGGGGCCGATTATCAGATCTCGGTTGTCCGCTATTTTGGGGACGGCTCGGAGGAGCCATTCTTTACCCAGGAAGGCGATACCAATATCGAGTTCGATGATTGGGGCGAGGCGTTGTGGGTGCTGGGGGAATATCTCAAGTTATATGACGATCCTGATCTGCTGCGCACGGCCACCTATCGCGGAAAGCTCTACGAGAGCGCGAGGGATTTCGTGATGAAGCCGCTGATTGCCAACTTGCAGAAGTACGGCGATGGCTTGATTGTCGATGCCGACACTTCGATCTGGGAGGAGCACCAGAAAGACAAGAAGCACTTCGCGTTTTCCACGGCTGCCGCTATTGTGGGCTTGCGCGATTTTGCGGAGGTCGCACAGCGGGCGGGGGATGATGCGACGCGCACCCAGATTCTGAATCAGGTGTCCCTGTTGCAGAAGGGGTTCAATGCCGCGTTTATACGGGAAGGTAAGCTGCGAGGAACCCTTGAGGAAGGGGTGAAGAACGACATTGATGGCGCCCTGCTGGCAATTATCGATTTTGGAATTGTCACGGATCTGGCTGTCGTGCGCGATACCGTTCAAAGAATGGAGCTTCTGAAGGTCGATTCAGGCGGCTACAGGCGTGTGCGCAGTACATACACTGATCCGGCCATCTTCGAGTATTGGTATGAGAGGCAGGAATTTCTGTTTGTCGATTTCAGCCTTGCGGAGGTGTATTGGCGGCTGGGAAGGAATGCTGAAGCGGCTGCGATTCTCGAACGCATCGTTCGCAAGGCAGCTGCGGATCACAACATTATCCCTGAGATGTATGTTGCTTTGCCTTGCCGCCTGTTTCCTGGAAAAATTGGCGACCCTACAGGCGCGTTGCCCATGGTGGGATACGGCGCGGGGGAATATATTCTGCACCTGATAAAGCGCGAAGCGATGCAGAGCAAACATTGA